A genomic segment from Cyanobium sp. NIES-981 encodes:
- the aspS gene encoding aspartate--tRNA ligase yields the protein MRSHGCGDLLQNATGQKVRLCGWVDRRRDHGGVIFIDLRDRSGTVQITVDPDLGAEAFAVAEHLRNETVIQVEGKVRQRPPESINEKLATGTVEVLASAITVLNSVKANLPFPVSVHDEENTREELRLRHRYLDLRRERMNGNLRLRARTIQAARRFLEEQGFIEVETPVLTRSTPEGARDYLVPSRVCGGEWFALPQSPQLFKQLLMVGGIERYYQVARCFRDEDLRADRQPEFTQLDMEMSFMDQEQILELNEALIAHIWHTVKGVELPRPFPRLTWHEAMERYGTDRPDTRYGMELVNVSDLVADMGFKVFSGAVAAGGAVKCIAVPGGNDAVSNVRIKPGGDVFSEAQKAGAGGLAFIRVRENGEIDTIGAIKDNLTGEKRAELLQRTGAGPGTLILFGAGDTATVNKALDRVRQYLARELGLVQPDSANDRWNFLWVVDFPMFEFNAGENRLEALHHPFCAPNAEDLGSDPAAWAETLPTARAQAYDLVLNGLELGGGSLRIHDSALQRQVLQTIGLPLEEAEAQFGFLMEALDMGAPPHGGLAFGVDRIVMLLAGEESIRDTIAFPKTQQARCLMTQAPAGVAPQQLEELHVASTWVEEV from the coding sequence ATGCGCAGCCACGGGTGCGGCGACCTGCTCCAGAACGCCACCGGCCAGAAGGTGCGGCTCTGCGGCTGGGTGGACCGGCGCCGCGACCACGGCGGCGTGATCTTCATCGACCTGCGCGATCGCAGCGGCACGGTGCAGATCACCGTGGACCCCGACCTCGGCGCTGAGGCCTTCGCCGTGGCCGAACACCTGCGCAACGAAACGGTGATCCAGGTGGAGGGCAAGGTGCGGCAGCGCCCCCCCGAATCCATCAACGAGAAACTCGCCACCGGCACCGTGGAAGTGCTGGCCAGCGCCATCACCGTGCTGAACAGCGTCAAGGCCAACCTGCCCTTCCCCGTGTCGGTGCACGACGAGGAGAACACCCGCGAGGAGCTGCGGCTGCGCCACCGCTACCTCGACCTGCGCCGTGAGCGCATGAACGGCAACCTGCGGCTGCGGGCCCGCACGATCCAGGCCGCCCGCCGCTTCCTCGAAGAGCAGGGCTTCATCGAGGTGGAAACACCCGTGCTCACCCGCTCCACCCCCGAGGGGGCCCGCGACTACCTGGTGCCGAGCCGGGTGTGCGGCGGTGAGTGGTTCGCCCTGCCCCAGTCGCCCCAGCTGTTCAAGCAGCTGCTGATGGTGGGCGGCATCGAGCGCTACTACCAGGTGGCCCGCTGCTTCCGCGACGAGGACCTCCGGGCCGACCGCCAGCCGGAGTTCACCCAGCTGGACATGGAGATGAGCTTCATGGATCAGGAGCAGATCCTCGAGCTCAACGAGGCCCTGATCGCCCACATCTGGCACACCGTGAAGGGCGTGGAGCTGCCCCGCCCCTTCCCCCGCCTCACCTGGCATGAGGCCATGGAGCGCTACGGCACCGACCGGCCCGACACCCGCTACGGCATGGAGCTGGTGAACGTGAGCGACCTGGTGGCGGACATGGGCTTCAAGGTTTTTTCAGGCGCCGTGGCCGCCGGCGGTGCGGTGAAGTGCATCGCCGTGCCCGGCGGCAATGACGCCGTTTCGAACGTGCGCATCAAGCCGGGCGGTGACGTGTTCAGCGAAGCCCAGAAGGCCGGCGCCGGCGGCCTGGCCTTCATCCGCGTGCGCGAGAACGGCGAGATCGACACCATCGGCGCCATCAAGGACAACCTCACAGGCGAGAAGAGGGCCGAACTGCTGCAGCGCACCGGCGCCGGGCCCGGCACCCTGATCCTGTTCGGCGCCGGCGACACCGCCACGGTGAACAAGGCCCTCGACCGGGTGCGCCAGTACCTGGCCCGTGAGCTGGGCCTGGTGCAGCCCGACAGCGCGAACGACCGCTGGAACTTCCTCTGGGTGGTGGATTTCCCGATGTTCGAGTTCAACGCCGGCGAGAACCGCCTCGAGGCCCTGCACCATCCCTTCTGCGCCCCCAACGCCGAGGATCTGGGCAGCGATCCGGCCGCCTGGGCCGAAACCCTGCCCACCGCCCGCGCCCAGGCCTACGACCTGGTGCTCAATGGCCTGGAGCTGGGCGGCGGTTCGCTGCGCATCCACGATTCGGCCCTGCAGCGCCAGGTGCTGCAGACCATCGGCCTGCCCCTGGAGGAGGCCGAGGCCCAGTTCGGCTTCCTGATGGAAGCCCTTGACATGGGCGCGCCGCCCCATGGCGGCCTGGCCTTCGGCGTGGACCGGATCGTGATGCTGCTGGCGGGCGAGGAGTCGATCCGCGACACGATCGCCTTCCCGAAAACCCAGCAGGCCCGCTGCCTGATGACCCAGGCCCCCGCCGGAGTGGCCCCGCAGCAGCTGGAGGAGCTGCATGTGGCCAGCACCTGGGTGGAGGAGGTCTGA
- a CDS encoding CTP synthase, which translates to MPSTAAPAGHGTKFVFVTGGVVSSIGKGIVAASLGRLLKSRGYSVSILKLDPYLNVDPGTMSPFQHGEVFVTEDGAETDLDLGHYERFTDTAMSRLNSVTTGSIYQAVINKERRGDYNGGTVQVIPHITGEIRERIHRVAANSGADVVIGEIGGTVGDIESLPFLEAIREFRGDVGRQDLAYVHVTLLPYIGTSGELKTKPTQHSVKELRSIGIQPDVLVCRSDREITEDLKGKIGGFCGVPQRAVIQALDADSIYAVPLAMEQEGLCREVLSVLNLPDHDSDMARWQELVTKLRHPGPAVKVALVGKYVQLNDAYLSVVEALRHACLDRDASLDLHWICAEQIETLGADVLLHGMDAVVVPGGFGNRGVDGKVEAIRWAREQRVPFLGLCLGMQCAVIEWARNLAGLAGATSAELDAATPHPVIHLLPEQQDVVDLGGTMRLGVYPCRLTPGTLGQRLYGEQVVYERHRHRYEFNNAYRHLFLESGYRISGSSPDGRLVELIELENHPFFTACQYHPEFLSRPGKPHPLFRGLVEAAQQRRGLQAEAPVPQEAPAPLAH; encoded by the coding sequence ATGCCCTCGACCGCCGCCCCCGCCGGACACGGCACGAAGTTCGTGTTCGTGACCGGCGGGGTGGTGTCGAGCATCGGCAAGGGCATCGTGGCGGCCAGCCTGGGGCGGCTGCTCAAGAGCCGCGGCTACAGCGTGTCGATCCTCAAGCTCGACCCCTACCTCAATGTGGATCCGGGCACGATGAGCCCGTTCCAGCACGGGGAGGTGTTCGTCACCGAGGACGGCGCCGAGACCGACCTCGACCTCGGCCACTACGAGCGCTTCACCGACACCGCCATGTCACGCCTCAACAGCGTGACCACCGGATCGATCTACCAGGCGGTGATCAACAAGGAGCGCCGCGGCGACTACAACGGCGGCACCGTGCAGGTGATCCCCCACATCACCGGCGAGATCCGTGAGCGCATCCACCGGGTGGCCGCCAACTCCGGCGCCGATGTGGTGATCGGCGAGATCGGCGGCACCGTGGGCGACATCGAGTCGCTGCCCTTCCTGGAGGCGATCCGCGAATTCCGGGGCGATGTGGGCCGCCAGGACCTGGCCTACGTGCATGTGACGCTGCTGCCCTACATCGGCACCTCCGGCGAACTGAAGACCAAGCCCACCCAGCACTCGGTGAAGGAGCTGCGCTCGATCGGCATCCAGCCCGACGTGCTCGTGTGCCGCAGCGACCGGGAGATCACCGAGGACCTCAAGGGCAAGATCGGCGGCTTCTGCGGCGTGCCGCAGCGGGCCGTGATCCAGGCCCTCGATGCCGACAGCATCTACGCCGTGCCCCTGGCCATGGAGCAGGAGGGCCTCTGCCGCGAGGTGCTCAGCGTGCTCAACCTCCCGGATCACGACAGCGACATGGCCCGCTGGCAGGAGCTGGTGACCAAGCTGCGCCATCCCGGCCCGGCGGTGAAGGTGGCCCTGGTGGGCAAGTACGTGCAGCTCAACGATGCCTACCTCTCGGTGGTGGAGGCCCTGCGCCATGCCTGCCTGGATCGCGACGCCTCCCTCGACCTGCACTGGATCTGCGCCGAACAGATCGAGACCCTCGGCGCCGATGTGCTGCTGCACGGCATGGATGCCGTGGTGGTGCCGGGCGGCTTCGGCAACCGGGGGGTGGACGGCAAGGTGGAAGCGATCCGCTGGGCGCGGGAGCAGCGGGTGCCGTTCCTGGGCCTCTGCCTGGGCATGCAGTGCGCCGTGATCGAGTGGGCCCGCAACCTCGCCGGCCTCGCCGGCGCCACCAGCGCCGAACTCGACGCCGCCACCCCGCACCCGGTGATCCACCTGCTGCCGGAGCAGCAGGACGTGGTGGACCTGGGCGGCACCATGCGCCTGGGGGTCTATCCCTGCCGCCTCACGCCGGGCACCCTCGGCCAGCGCCTCTACGGCGAGCAGGTGGTGTACGAGCGCCACCGCCACCGCTACGAGTTCAACAACGCCTACCGCCACCTCTTCCTCGAGTCGGGCTACCGGATCAGCGGCTCCTCCCCCGATGGCCGGCTGGTGGAGCTGATCGAACTCGAGAACCACCCGTTCTTCACCGCCTGCCAGTACCACCCCGAATTTCTCTCCCGGCCCGGCAAACCCCACCCCCTGTTCCGCGGCCTGGTGGAGGCGGCCCAGCAGCGGCGGGGGCTGCAGGCCGAAGCGCCGGTGCCGCAGGAAGCCCCTGCCCCCCTGGCCCACTGA
- a CDS encoding Dps family protein, producing MTISAPPIDIGIPEAQRQQIAEGLGRVLADSTVLYAKTHGFHWNVTGPMFNTLHLMFMEQYTELWTALDEIAERIRALGCPAPFGGSTYSGLSSIPETQGIPAALAMVRELVQGHEAVARTIRGVIAVAEDANDQPTADLLTQRLQIHEKTAWMLRSLLEG from the coding sequence ATGACCATCTCCGCCCCCCCGATCGACATCGGCATTCCCGAGGCCCAGCGCCAGCAGATCGCCGAGGGGCTGGGCCGGGTGCTGGCCGACAGCACCGTGCTCTACGCCAAGACCCATGGCTTCCACTGGAACGTCACCGGCCCGATGTTCAACACGCTCCATCTGATGTTCATGGAGCAGTACACCGAGCTCTGGACCGCCCTCGATGAGATCGCCGAGCGCATCCGCGCCCTCGGCTGCCCCGCCCCCTTCGGCGGCAGCACCTACAGCGGCCTCTCCTCCATCCCCGAAACCCAAGGCATCCCCGCCGCCCTGGCGATGGTGCGCGAGCTGGTGCAGGGCCATGAGGCCGTGGCCCGCACCATCCGCGGTGTGATCGCCGTGGCCGAGGACGCCAACGACCAGCCCACCGCCGACCTGCTCACCCAGCGGCTGCAGATCCACGAGAAAACCGCCTGGATGCTGCGCAGCCTGCTGGAGGGCTGA
- a CDS encoding RNA polymerase sigma factor, RpoD/SigA family, with product MTHAPPTRAATTGQASSTSDPVRLYLQEIGRVDLLRQEEEILLARLVQERENLLRQRGDGELLAWAERCGLQPPDLRQALHRGRRAKERMLQANLRLVVAVAKKYQRRGLDLLDLIQEGTLGLERAVERYDPRRGFRFSTYAYWWIRQGITRALASQSRTIRLPVHVTETLNRIRTCQGELTRQLGHQPTLAELARAVGLDETRLRSTLTHLPRPVSLEGKVGAHADTPLVELLEDDHATPEQTLTRQQLHADLEALLGELTQREATVIRQRFGLDDDTPRTLAEIGEQLQLSRERVRQIESRALLKLRQPQNRCRVRDYLDSLDRP from the coding sequence TTGACCCACGCTCCGCCCACCAGGGCCGCCACCACCGGCCAGGCCAGCTCCACCAGCGATCCGGTTCGGCTGTATCTGCAGGAGATCGGCCGGGTGGACCTGCTGCGGCAGGAGGAGGAGATCCTGCTGGCCCGCCTGGTGCAGGAGCGGGAGAACCTGCTGCGGCAGCGCGGCGATGGCGAGCTGCTGGCCTGGGCCGAGCGCTGCGGCCTCCAGCCTCCCGACCTGCGCCAGGCCCTGCACCGGGGCCGCCGTGCCAAGGAACGGATGCTGCAGGCCAACCTGCGGCTGGTGGTGGCCGTGGCCAAGAAATACCAGCGCCGGGGGCTCGACCTGCTCGATCTGATTCAGGAAGGCACCCTGGGCCTGGAGCGGGCGGTGGAGCGCTACGACCCGCGCCGGGGCTTCCGCTTCAGCACCTACGCCTACTGGTGGATCCGGCAGGGCATCACCCGGGCCCTGGCCAGCCAGAGCCGCACCATCCGCCTGCCGGTGCACGTGACCGAAACCCTCAACCGCATCCGCACCTGCCAGGGCGAGCTGACGCGCCAGCTCGGCCACCAACCCACCCTGGCGGAACTGGCCAGGGCCGTGGGGCTGGACGAAACCCGGCTGCGCAGCACCCTCACCCACCTCCCGCGGCCCGTGTCGCTGGAGGGAAAGGTGGGCGCCCATGCCGACACCCCGCTGGTGGAGCTGCTGGAGGACGACCACGCCACCCCGGAGCAGACCCTCACGCGCCAGCAGCTGCATGCCGACCTGGAGGCGCTGCTGGGGGAGCTGACCCAGCGCGAGGCCACCGTGATCCGGCAGCGCTTCGGGCTGGATGACGACACCCCCCGCACCCTGGCCGAGATCGGCGAACAGCTGCAGCTGTCGCGGGAGCGGGTGCGGCAGATCGAGTCGCGGGCCCTGCTGAAGCTGCGTCAGCCCCAGAACCGTTGCCGCGTGCGCGACTACCTCGACAGCCTGGACCGCCCCTGA